A genomic segment from Flavobacterium inviolabile encodes:
- a CDS encoding sensor histidine kinase: MSRIVSLKKIIFFIGLWLYFSSPLGAQQLLPVNEKTYADSLSHIIQSKTTDSIRANANLLLSDYWRAKDTLKSKSYLTAGKRLSAKYPVLKAAAYFYEGQYYSSLNPEKAKLLLQKATKALAVFKVPFSKEIEAAAWYNYAIAVRNEKGDSFLIKTLLEKSIPLATQSGKPEKTAHYYSQLGTLLMYNAQFDKAEIYFNKTIGLLATQHPKSTVLMLAYLGAASNYIYKANTDEAKIMLDKAKKILEPYPESSHYPNYYYTEGLYYTAKTYYNSALKSLDNGIRLAINNNQKVLLQMLIFRKYNIYLEQKEFKNAKQLLLSVLKEGTLAADVNNRKMFYTQLATVNEYLNDMGEAYLWQKKYSKLSDSLNESNLKERINEMEIRFHNAENQKKITALETEKKQVALSAKNHRLFSWLLAAISLFFLVIAMLSFAFYKNQKRLSRQKEINHLQQLKELKQQQLLSNTEAMLEGEERERRRLASDLHDGLGGMLAGVKIKLSGATAHKDRTPDPDELNKITGQLDNAVTELRRIARNMMPETLLRFGLQTALKDLCESLQTSSCTINYEAFNIDSNMTLSTQVIIYRIVQEALSNAIRHSEANVILVQCSQNGNLFFITVEDNGKGFDSSILEHKKGIGITNIENRIKYLSGKMEINTAPNEGTAINVELYV, translated from the coding sequence CCGACAGCCTTTCCCATATTATACAGTCCAAAACAACCGACAGCATCCGGGCAAATGCCAATCTTTTACTTTCCGATTACTGGCGCGCAAAAGACACCCTTAAAAGCAAATCTTACCTCACAGCGGGAAAACGCCTGTCGGCTAAATATCCTGTACTCAAAGCAGCAGCTTATTTTTACGAAGGCCAGTATTACAGCAGCCTGAATCCGGAAAAAGCCAAACTGTTATTACAAAAAGCTACAAAGGCCTTAGCTGTTTTTAAAGTCCCTTTCAGTAAAGAAATCGAGGCTGCCGCCTGGTATAACTATGCTATTGCAGTCCGGAATGAAAAAGGCGACAGCTTTTTGATCAAGACATTACTCGAAAAATCCATTCCGTTAGCTACCCAATCCGGGAAACCGGAAAAAACAGCACATTATTATTCGCAGCTGGGAACGCTCCTCATGTATAATGCCCAGTTTGACAAGGCGGAAATCTATTTTAACAAAACCATCGGATTATTGGCAACCCAACATCCGAAATCGACCGTATTAATGCTTGCCTATTTGGGTGCCGCCAGCAACTATATCTACAAAGCCAACACTGATGAAGCGAAAATAATGCTGGACAAAGCCAAAAAGATACTGGAGCCTTATCCGGAATCGTCCCATTATCCGAACTACTACTATACAGAAGGGCTGTATTACACTGCCAAAACATATTACAACAGCGCACTGAAAAGTCTGGACAACGGTATCCGGCTTGCAATAAACAACAACCAGAAAGTGCTGTTACAAATGCTTATTTTCAGAAAGTATAACATTTATCTGGAGCAGAAAGAGTTTAAGAATGCCAAGCAGTTACTCCTTTCCGTATTAAAAGAAGGAACTCTGGCTGCCGATGTGAACAATCGCAAAATGTTTTATACCCAGCTGGCAACCGTTAATGAGTACCTCAATGATATGGGCGAAGCTTATCTGTGGCAAAAAAAATACAGCAAATTAAGCGACAGTCTTAACGAAAGCAACCTGAAAGAGCGAATTAACGAAATGGAAATCCGCTTCCACAACGCCGAGAACCAAAAGAAGATTACGGCTTTGGAAACAGAAAAAAAACAGGTGGCCCTGTCTGCCAAAAACCATCGTTTGTTTAGCTGGTTACTGGCTGCCATTTCCCTGTTCTTCCTGGTCATTGCAATGCTTTCGTTTGCTTTTTACAAAAATCAGAAAAGACTTTCCCGACAAAAAGAGATCAACCATTTACAGCAGCTAAAAGAACTGAAGCAGCAACAGTTGCTCTCCAATACAGAAGCCATGCTGGAAGGCGAAGAACGGGAGCGCCGCCGGCTGGCCAGTGATTTACATGATGGTCTGGGCGGTATGCTGGCCGGAGTCAAAATCAAATTGTCCGGTGCAACTGCTCACAAAGACCGCACACCCGATCCGGATGAACTGAATAAAATTACCGGACAGCTCGACAATGCCGTTACCGAGCTTCGCCGCATTGCCCGCAACATGATGCCGGAAACACTACTGCGCTTTGGTTTGCAAACCGCATTAAAAGACCTTTGCGAATCCCTGCAAACCAGCTCCTGCACTATTAATTATGAAGCCTTTAATATCGACAGCAATATGACGCTTTCTACCCAGGTTATTATTTACCGGATTGTACAGGAAGCGTTGTCGAATGCTATCCGCCATTCGGAAGCCAATGTTATCCTGGTACAATGCAGCCAGAACGGCAACCTGTTTTTTATTACCGTGGAAGACAACGGAAAAGGGTTTGACAGCAGCATACTGGAACATAAAAAGGGCATCGGAATTACCAATATTGAAAACCGTATCAAATATCTTAGCGGAAAAATGGAGATCAATACCGCTCCAAACGAAGGAACCGCAATAAATGTAGAACTATATGTCTGA
- a CDS encoding response regulator transcription factor, giving the protein MSEPAKIILAIVDDHPIVIEGLKTLLKGEKNITAVSFTNGASFLDFLQSNKVDIVLLDIMLPDYHGIELCKIIKKAAPETVILGLSNQSERSIMMQLLQNGAGGYLLKNADAGELLDCIAEALEGKLTFSKEAKEIMLKPSQNEWKAIPTLTKREKQILEKIANGETTATIAEALFVSPLTVETHRRNLLQKFGAKNVAELIKMAVEYKLL; this is encoded by the coding sequence ATGTCTGAACCCGCTAAAATAATACTCGCCATTGTTGACGACCATCCTATCGTTATTGAAGGGTTAAAAACACTACTCAAAGGAGAAAAAAATATCACCGCTGTAAGCTTTACCAACGGAGCGTCTTTTCTTGACTTTTTACAAAGCAATAAGGTCGATATTGTTTTACTTGATATTATGCTTCCGGATTATCACGGTATTGAGCTGTGTAAAATAATAAAGAAAGCGGCTCCCGAAACGGTAATACTTGGATTGAGCAACCAGTCCGAACGCAGCATTATGATGCAGTTGCTTCAAAACGGTGCCGGCGGTTACCTGCTTAAAAATGCCGATGCCGGCGAATTGCTGGATTGTATTGCTGAAGCGCTGGAAGGCAAACTGACCTTTAGCAAGGAAGCCAAAGAAATCATGCTGAAACCTTCCCAAAACGAATGGAAGGCCATTCCGACACTTACTAAAAGGGAAAAACAGATTCTGGAAAAAATTGCAAACGGCGAAACCACCGCCACCATTGCCGAAGCACTCTTTGTGAGCCCGCTAACGGTAGAAACACACCGCAGAAACCTGTTGCAGAAATTTGGCGCTAAAAATGTAGCAGAACTCATTAAAATGGCTGTGGAGTACAAGCTGCTCTAA
- a CDS encoding DNA alkylation repair protein, protein MQNQTAADFITALQLHQSDVEKEKLQRYFKTGEGEYGAGDVFMGIRMGELFKIAAAFMTMPLDEVELLLDSPIHEIRAGALSIMDKKGRSKKTTEPERKAMFELYLRRLDRINNWDLVDVSCQYVIGRYLEDKPRDILYELAQSDDRWARRTAIVSTAYFLRNKQPDDTFAIAAILVNDREDLIHKAVGGWLRQAGKTDKTRLKRFLDVHAAAMPRTMLRYATEHFDIAEKEYYRQLK, encoded by the coding sequence ATGCAAAACCAGACAGCAGCAGACTTTATAACCGCGTTACAACTTCACCAGTCGGATGTGGAAAAAGAAAAATTACAGCGGTATTTTAAAACCGGAGAAGGAGAATATGGTGCCGGTGATGTTTTTATGGGCATACGCATGGGAGAACTCTTTAAAATTGCAGCGGCCTTTATGACTATGCCGCTGGACGAGGTGGAGCTGTTGCTGGACAGCCCGATACATGAAATCCGGGCAGGAGCATTGAGCATTATGGATAAAAAGGGACGGAGTAAAAAAACAACCGAACCGGAAAGAAAGGCGATGTTTGAATTGTATTTACGCCGCTTGGACCGGATCAATAACTGGGATCTGGTAGATGTGAGCTGCCAGTATGTAATCGGGCGCTATCTTGAGGATAAACCAAGGGATATTCTATACGAATTAGCACAGTCGGACGATAGGTGGGCAAGGCGTACGGCAATAGTGAGCACCGCTTACTTTTTAAGAAATAAACAGCCAGACGATACTTTTGCCATTGCCGCTATTCTGGTTAACGACCGGGAAGACCTTATTCATAAAGCGGTGGGCGGATGGCTCCGGCAGGCCGGAAAAACCGATAAAACCCGGCTGAAACGCTTTTTAGACGTACATGCGGCGGCCATGCCCAGAACGATGTTGCGGTATGCCACCGAACATTTTGATATCGCGGAAAAAGAATATTACCGGCAACTGAAATAA
- a CDS encoding DUF1761 domain-containing protein translates to MEINFLALVLAALSTLVVGFIWYNPKVFGTIWMKEAGMTEEKMKGANMFVIFGMAIVYAFFISFILQILTIHQYGALGMVGGDPSLAKPSYHAFMADYGDAFRTFKHGMLHGFISGLFFALPVVGTGALFERRSWRYTLIAGGFWVISCMIMGGIVCAMK, encoded by the coding sequence ATGGAAATTAATTTTTTAGCATTAGTCTTAGCGGCACTATCCACACTTGTTGTTGGATTTATCTGGTACAACCCTAAAGTATTTGGTACGATATGGATGAAAGAGGCCGGAATGACCGAAGAGAAGATGAAAGGAGCCAATATGTTTGTTATTTTCGGAATGGCAATTGTATATGCTTTCTTTATTTCTTTTATTTTACAAATCCTTACAATTCATCAGTATGGCGCACTGGGAATGGTTGGTGGAGACCCCAGCCTTGCCAAACCTTCTTACCATGCTTTTATGGCCGATTACGGGGATGCTTTCCGTACTTTTAAACACGGCATGCTGCACGGTTTTATTTCCGGACTGTTTTTTGCACTTCCGGTTGTCGGAACCGGTGCCTTATTTGAAAGACGCTCGTGGCGCTACACGTTAATTGCCGGAGGTTTTTGGGTAATTAGCTGTATGATTATGGGTGGTATTGTTTGTGCTATGAAATAG
- a CDS encoding GNAT family N-acetyltransferase: MNTDTTYKIYPAVSEVPTNWDTIAHSNIFLSTAYLKALEKSAPANMICHYIGLFQNQELVGIALSQFLDLNKVGSFGERDNCLKTSVRNFVFKNFSSHVLFIGNNMLTGQNAYALLDTISNTDAVALLFQASEALKEIFRKKRLKIHLTVFKDFSETETEYFKTPDFASFYRFTTQPNMVFDIPESWQHETDYIQALTKKYRDQYKRSHKKAEAIQKKKFSLDDIQAHNPVINRLYENVAKNAPFNTFFLADNHFYKLKKLLKDQFLFYGYFLDDKLIGFNTLIKNGTAIDTYFLGYDEEHQREKMLYLNMLYDMVAYSINKGFSKIVFARTALEIKSSIGAKPQEMYGYIRHSNPLVNRHIARLFKSLEPETLWQERNPFK, from the coding sequence GTGAATACAGACACTACGTACAAAATTTATCCGGCTGTTTCAGAAGTCCCAACAAACTGGGATACTATTGCCCATTCCAATATATTTCTTTCTACTGCTTATTTAAAAGCACTGGAAAAATCGGCTCCGGCAAATATGATCTGCCATTATATCGGTTTGTTTCAGAATCAAGAACTGGTAGGTATTGCGCTTTCCCAGTTTTTAGATCTCAATAAGGTAGGTTCATTCGGAGAAAGGGATAACTGCCTGAAAACTTCCGTCCGGAATTTTGTTTTTAAAAATTTCAGCTCACATGTATTGTTCATTGGCAACAATATGCTCACCGGGCAGAATGCCTACGCTTTGCTTGATACAATTAGCAATACAGACGCTGTTGCACTGCTCTTCCAGGCATCGGAAGCACTGAAAGAGATCTTCCGCAAAAAGCGCTTAAAAATTCACTTAACGGTTTTTAAAGATTTCTCCGAAACGGAAACGGAATATTTTAAGACCCCGGATTTCGCTTCTTTTTATCGTTTTACGACCCAGCCGAATATGGTTTTTGATATTCCGGAATCCTGGCAGCATGAAACCGATTATATCCAGGCGCTGACAAAAAAATACCGGGACCAGTACAAACGATCTCACAAAAAGGCGGAAGCAATCCAAAAAAAGAAATTTTCACTGGACGATATTCAGGCTCATAATCCGGTTATTAACCGCCTGTATGAAAATGTGGCCAAAAATGCTCCTTTTAATACGTTCTTTCTGGCTGACAATCATTTTTATAAGCTGAAAAAACTACTCAAAGATCAATTCCTGTTTTACGGTTATTTCCTTGACGACAAGCTGATCGGTTTTAATACGCTGATTAAAAACGGAACTGCAATAGACACCTATTTCCTGGGTTATGACGAAGAGCATCAACGGGAAAAAATGCTGTATCTGAACATGCTTTATGATATGGTAGCCTATTCCATTAACAAAGGGTTCTCAAAAATCGTTTTTGCGCGGACTGCCCTGGAGATCAAAAGTTCCATTGGTGCCAAACCTCAGGAAATGTATGGCTATATCAGGCACAGCAATCCTTTGGTAAACCGCCATATCGCCCGTCTTTTCAAATCGCTGGAGCCGGAAACCCTCTGGCAGGAACGAAATCCTTTTAAATAA